A genomic window from Peromyscus maniculatus bairdii isolate BWxNUB_F1_BW_parent chromosome 1, HU_Pman_BW_mat_3.1, whole genome shotgun sequence includes:
- the Vsig10l gene encoding V-set and immunoglobulin domain-containing protein 10-like isoform X1, which translates to MGLPWTLLLSLLLAFGAGILALQPASRPQRPSASSSDSGGSSQDLVSKVSSQRPSQNFPDQPPGSEASAGIPDSNWFPRGLNSSHVPGSFWTNVSSGGQYLNPDVTSSKIPASQVAFDGFNSQDPAKDPGPSFSVQVPGTKVPSKAPGSKPPLEHHNLELSAQNPESKVSLETYQAASVPQQVGGPLAVLVGTTIKLPLTPVPSPRPPAPLVVWRRGSKVLAAGGLGSQAPLISLDPVHQARLRFDQIRGGLELTSARLDDAGVYTVEIIRGGVSQQIREFTVGVYEPLPQLSVQPRAPETEEGAAELSLRCVGWNPGSGELSWSRDGRALETPGPEGAEPPRIRAERDQLLISRPVRSDHARYTCRVRSPFGHTEAAADVSVFYGPDAPVIKVFSDRDAVPELYVTAGSNVTLHCSAPSRPPADIAWSLADPTEAAVPAGPRLLLPSVGPGHAGAYACIAANPRTGRRRRSVLNLTVADLPPGAPQCSVEGGPADRSLRFRCSWPGGVPAASLQFQGLPEGVRAGPVPSALVVAVPARPELSGVAVTCMARHLVATRTCTIIPEAPQEVLLQSVVEETELGDVVVALEVTGCPPPSRASWAREGRPLASGGGGRLRLSQDGRKLLISNFNLDWDLGNYSVLCSSALGAGGNQITLAGPSISSWRLQRAQEAAVLTWDVERGTLLTGFHIQAWTDGSDLDRVTMSRDWVSLLVLGPQERSAIVPLPSRNPGTWTFRILPILGSLPGTPSQSRVYQADSALSPGAIAGIVLGSLLGLALLVGLLLLCICCLRHFPGRTSVKKQHPLTLPPVLTPPGKKMQNLTPVQTPRLLPIKSQLQSPHPVKAQQVISPSPAYCPGGSPWTVRAATQV; encoded by the exons ATGGGCCTCCCGTGGACTCTGCTGCTCTCGCTGCTCCTGG cATTCGGAGCAGGGATCCTCGCCCTCCAGCCAGCTTCTAGACCTCAAcgaccctctgcctcctcctcagaCTCAGGGGGCTCTTCTCAGGACTTGGTTTCAAAAGTCTCCAGCCAGCGCCCCAGCCAGAACTTTCCAGATCAGCCTCCAGGGTCAGAAGCCTCTGCTGGAATCCCTGATTCCAACTGGTTTCCTCGGGGGCTGAATTCAAGCCATGTTCCTGGGTCATTCTGGACTAATGTGTCTTCTGGGGGACAATATCTGAATCCTGATGTCACCTCCTCTAAaatccctgcttcccaagtggCTTTTGATGGTTTCAATTCTCAAGATCCTGCTAAAGACCCCGGGCCTTCCTTCTCTGTTCAAGTCCCAGGCACCAAAGTACCCagcaaggccccaggttcaaagCCACCCCTGGAGCATCACAATCTTGAACTTTCTGCCCAGAACCCTGAATCCAAAGTTTCTTTGGAGACTTACCAGGCTGCAAGTGTCCCCCAGCAGGTGGGGGGACCCCTTGCTGTGCTAGTGGGAACCACCATCAAGCTCCCTCTGACTCCAGTCCCCAGCCCCAGGCCTCCTGCCCCTCTGGTGGTCTGGCGCCGGGGCTCCAAGGTACTGGCAGCTGGGGGCCTGGGGTCACAAGCTCCACTGATCAGTCTGGACCCCGTGCATCAAGCCCGCTTGAGGTTTGACCAGATTCGAGGGGGTCTGGAGCTCACCTCTGCACGGCTGGATGATGCAGGCGTGTACACAGTTGAGATCATCAGAGGAGGAGTCTCCCAACAGATTCGGGAGTTCACGGTGGGTGTATATG AGCCCTTACCCCAGTTGTCGGTACAGCCCAGGgctccagagacagaggagggggcAGCCGAGCTGAGTCTGCGCTGCGTAGGGTGGAATCCAGGTAGTGGGGAGCTAAGTTGGAGCAGAGACGGACGTGCCCTGGAGACCCCAGGCCCTGAAGGCGCAGAGCCACCTCGCATCCGCGCAGAACGGGACCAGCTGCTCATCTCACGTCCGGTACGCAGCGACCACGCCCGGTACACCTGCCGTGTCCGCAGCCCCTTTGGCCACACCGAGGCTGCAGCTGACGTCAGTGTCTTCT ACGGCCCGGATGCTCCGGTCATCAAGGTCTTCTCCGACCGCGATGCCGTTCCTGAGCTCTACGTTACTGCGGGCAGCAATGTCACCTTGCACTGCTCGGCCCCCTCGCGGCCGCCTGCGGACATTGCATGGAGTCTGGCAGACCCCACAGAGGCCGCAGTGCCTGCGGGGCCTCGCCTCCTGCTGCCGTCGGTGGGGCCAGGCCACGCCGGCGCTTACGCCTGCATCGCTGCGAACCCCCGCACCGGCCGCCGCAGGCGTTCGGTGCTCAACCTCACTGTGGCGG ATCTGCCCCCCGGGGCTCCACAATGCTCAGTGGAAGGGGGTCCCGCGGACCGGAGCCTCCGCTTTCGCTGCTCCTGGCCCGGTGGGGTCCCTGCCGCCTCTCTGCAGTTCCAGGGTCTCCCCGAAGGCGTCCGTGCAGGGCCGGTGCCATCTGCACTCGTGGTGGCTGTCCCCGCCCGCCCTGAGCTCAGCGGCGTCGCAGTCACCTGTATGGCCCGCCACCTGGTGGCGACACGCACCTGCACGATCATCCCGG AAGCCCCCCAGGAAGTGCTGCTCCAGTCAGTAGTGGAGGAGACAGAACTAGGGGATGTGGTGGTAGCACTGGAGGTCACTGGCTGTCCCCCACCCTCAAGAGCATCCTGGGCCCGGGAAGGACGGCCCTTGGCTTCAGGAGGTGGGGGTCGACTGCGGCTTAGTCAGGATGGCCGGAAGCTCCTCATCAGCAACTTCAACCTGGATTGGGACCTGGGGAACTACTCTGTGCTATGCAGCAGCGCACTGGGCGCTGGAGGCAACCAGATCACCCTTGCTG GGCCCTCCATTTCCTCATGGAGGCTGCAGAGAGCCCAAGAAGCCGCAGTGCTCACCTGGGATGTGGAGCGAGGCACCCTGCTCACTGGCTTTCACATCCAGGCATGGACAGACGGCTCTGACCTGGATAGAGTCACCATGAGCAGAGACTGGGTCTCCCTGCTCGTTCTGGGCCCTCAGGAACGGTCAGCCATCGTGCCGCTCCCTTCTCGGAACCCTGGGACCTGGACCTTTCGCATCTTGCCCATCTTGGGGTCTCTGCCAGGGACCCCATCTCAAAGCCGGGTCTACCAAGCGG ATTCTGCCCTGAGTCCCGGGGCCATCGCTGGCATCGTCCTTGGCTCTCTGTTGGGCTTGGCGCTGCTGGTTGGCCTTCTCCTCCTGTGTATCTGCTGCCTGAGGCATTTCCCAG GAAGGACTTCTGTGAAAAAGCAGCACCCCCTGACCTTGCCTCCTGTGCTTACCCCGCCAGGAAAAAAGATGCAGAATTTGACCCCAGTGCAGACCCCACGGCTACTGCCCATCAAAAGCCAACTGCAGAGCCCTCACCCAGTCAAGGCCCAACAA GTCATCAGCCCCAGTCCAGCTTACTGTCCAGGTGGCAGCCCATGGACTGTTCGGGCAGCCACCCAGGTATGA
- the Vsig10l gene encoding V-set and immunoglobulin domain-containing protein 10-like isoform X2, whose translation MGLPWTLLLSLLLAFGAGILALQPASRPQRPSASSSDSGGSSQDLVSKVSSQRPSQNFPDQPPGSEASAGIPDSNWFPRGLNSSHVPGSFWTNVSSGGQYLNPDVTSSKIPASQVAFDGFNSQDPAKDPGPSFSVQVPGTKVPSKAPGSKPPLEHHNLELSAQNPESKVSLETYQAASVPQQVGGPLAVLVGTTIKLPLTPVPSPRPPAPLVVWRRGSKVLAAGGLGSQAPLISLDPVHQARLRFDQIRGGLELTSARLDDAGVYTVEIIRGGVSQQIREFTVGVYEPLPQLSVQPRAPETEEGAAELSLRCVGWNPGSGELSWSRDGRALETPGPEGAEPPRIRAERDQLLISRPVRSDHARYTCRVRSPFGHTEAAADVSVFYGPDAPVIKVFSDRDAVPELYVTAGSNVTLHCSAPSRPPADIAWSLADPTEAAVPAGPRLLLPSVGPGHAGAYACIAANPRTGRRRRSVLNLTVADLPPGAPQCSVEGGPADRSLRFRCSWPGGVPAASLQFQGLPEGVRAGPVPSALVVAVPARPELSGVAVTCMARHLVATRTCTIIPEAPQEVLLQSVVEETELGDVVVALEVTGCPPPSRASWAREGRPLASGGGGRLRLSQDGRKLLISNFNLDWDLGNYSVLCSSALGAGGNQITLAGPSISSWRLQRAQEAAVLTWDVERGTLLTGFHIQAWTDGSDLDRVTMSRDWVSLLVLGPQERSAIVPLPSRNPGTWTFRILPILGSLPGTPSQSRVYQADSALSPGAIAGIVLGSLLGLALLVGLLLLCICCLRHFPGKKMQNLTPVQTPRLLPIKSQLQSPHPVKAQQVISPSPAYCPGGSPWTVRAATQV comes from the exons ATGGGCCTCCCGTGGACTCTGCTGCTCTCGCTGCTCCTGG cATTCGGAGCAGGGATCCTCGCCCTCCAGCCAGCTTCTAGACCTCAAcgaccctctgcctcctcctcagaCTCAGGGGGCTCTTCTCAGGACTTGGTTTCAAAAGTCTCCAGCCAGCGCCCCAGCCAGAACTTTCCAGATCAGCCTCCAGGGTCAGAAGCCTCTGCTGGAATCCCTGATTCCAACTGGTTTCCTCGGGGGCTGAATTCAAGCCATGTTCCTGGGTCATTCTGGACTAATGTGTCTTCTGGGGGACAATATCTGAATCCTGATGTCACCTCCTCTAAaatccctgcttcccaagtggCTTTTGATGGTTTCAATTCTCAAGATCCTGCTAAAGACCCCGGGCCTTCCTTCTCTGTTCAAGTCCCAGGCACCAAAGTACCCagcaaggccccaggttcaaagCCACCCCTGGAGCATCACAATCTTGAACTTTCTGCCCAGAACCCTGAATCCAAAGTTTCTTTGGAGACTTACCAGGCTGCAAGTGTCCCCCAGCAGGTGGGGGGACCCCTTGCTGTGCTAGTGGGAACCACCATCAAGCTCCCTCTGACTCCAGTCCCCAGCCCCAGGCCTCCTGCCCCTCTGGTGGTCTGGCGCCGGGGCTCCAAGGTACTGGCAGCTGGGGGCCTGGGGTCACAAGCTCCACTGATCAGTCTGGACCCCGTGCATCAAGCCCGCTTGAGGTTTGACCAGATTCGAGGGGGTCTGGAGCTCACCTCTGCACGGCTGGATGATGCAGGCGTGTACACAGTTGAGATCATCAGAGGAGGAGTCTCCCAACAGATTCGGGAGTTCACGGTGGGTGTATATG AGCCCTTACCCCAGTTGTCGGTACAGCCCAGGgctccagagacagaggagggggcAGCCGAGCTGAGTCTGCGCTGCGTAGGGTGGAATCCAGGTAGTGGGGAGCTAAGTTGGAGCAGAGACGGACGTGCCCTGGAGACCCCAGGCCCTGAAGGCGCAGAGCCACCTCGCATCCGCGCAGAACGGGACCAGCTGCTCATCTCACGTCCGGTACGCAGCGACCACGCCCGGTACACCTGCCGTGTCCGCAGCCCCTTTGGCCACACCGAGGCTGCAGCTGACGTCAGTGTCTTCT ACGGCCCGGATGCTCCGGTCATCAAGGTCTTCTCCGACCGCGATGCCGTTCCTGAGCTCTACGTTACTGCGGGCAGCAATGTCACCTTGCACTGCTCGGCCCCCTCGCGGCCGCCTGCGGACATTGCATGGAGTCTGGCAGACCCCACAGAGGCCGCAGTGCCTGCGGGGCCTCGCCTCCTGCTGCCGTCGGTGGGGCCAGGCCACGCCGGCGCTTACGCCTGCATCGCTGCGAACCCCCGCACCGGCCGCCGCAGGCGTTCGGTGCTCAACCTCACTGTGGCGG ATCTGCCCCCCGGGGCTCCACAATGCTCAGTGGAAGGGGGTCCCGCGGACCGGAGCCTCCGCTTTCGCTGCTCCTGGCCCGGTGGGGTCCCTGCCGCCTCTCTGCAGTTCCAGGGTCTCCCCGAAGGCGTCCGTGCAGGGCCGGTGCCATCTGCACTCGTGGTGGCTGTCCCCGCCCGCCCTGAGCTCAGCGGCGTCGCAGTCACCTGTATGGCCCGCCACCTGGTGGCGACACGCACCTGCACGATCATCCCGG AAGCCCCCCAGGAAGTGCTGCTCCAGTCAGTAGTGGAGGAGACAGAACTAGGGGATGTGGTGGTAGCACTGGAGGTCACTGGCTGTCCCCCACCCTCAAGAGCATCCTGGGCCCGGGAAGGACGGCCCTTGGCTTCAGGAGGTGGGGGTCGACTGCGGCTTAGTCAGGATGGCCGGAAGCTCCTCATCAGCAACTTCAACCTGGATTGGGACCTGGGGAACTACTCTGTGCTATGCAGCAGCGCACTGGGCGCTGGAGGCAACCAGATCACCCTTGCTG GGCCCTCCATTTCCTCATGGAGGCTGCAGAGAGCCCAAGAAGCCGCAGTGCTCACCTGGGATGTGGAGCGAGGCACCCTGCTCACTGGCTTTCACATCCAGGCATGGACAGACGGCTCTGACCTGGATAGAGTCACCATGAGCAGAGACTGGGTCTCCCTGCTCGTTCTGGGCCCTCAGGAACGGTCAGCCATCGTGCCGCTCCCTTCTCGGAACCCTGGGACCTGGACCTTTCGCATCTTGCCCATCTTGGGGTCTCTGCCAGGGACCCCATCTCAAAGCCGGGTCTACCAAGCGG ATTCTGCCCTGAGTCCCGGGGCCATCGCTGGCATCGTCCTTGGCTCTCTGTTGGGCTTGGCGCTGCTGGTTGGCCTTCTCCTCCTGTGTATCTGCTGCCTGAGGCATTTCCCAG GAAAAAAGATGCAGAATTTGACCCCAGTGCAGACCCCACGGCTACTGCCCATCAAAAGCCAACTGCAGAGCCCTCACCCAGTCAAGGCCCAACAA GTCATCAGCCCCAGTCCAGCTTACTGTCCAGGTGGCAGCCCATGGACTGTTCGGGCAGCCACCCAGGTATGA
- the Etfb gene encoding electron transfer flavoprotein subunit beta: MAELRALVAVKRVIDFAVKIRVKPDKSGVVTDGVKHSMNPFCEIAVEEAVRLKEKKLVKEVIAVSCGPSQCQETIRTALAMGADRGIHVEVPAAQAESLGPLQVARVLAKLAEKEKVDLLFLGKQAIDDDCNQTGQMTAGLLDWPQGTFASQVTLEGDKIKVEREIDGGLETLRLKLPSVVTADLRLNEPRYATLPNIMKAKKKKIEVIKPGDLGVDLTSKVSVISVEEPPQRLAGVKVETTEDLVAKLKEVGRI, from the exons ATGGCGGAGCTGCGCGCGCTTGTGGCTGTCAAGAGGGTCATCGACTTCGCTGTCAAG ATCCGGGTAAAGCCTGACAAGTCTGGAGTGGTCACCGATGGCGTGAAGCACTCCATGAACCCTTTCTGTGAGATTGCGGTGGAGGAGGCTGTGCGGCTGAAAGAGAAGAAGCTGGTGAAGGAGGTCATCGCTGTCAGCTGTGGCCCCTCACAGTGCCAG GAGACCATCCGTACTGCTCTAGCCATGGGTGCAGACAGAGGCATCCACGTGGAGGTGCCGGCGGCACAGGCAGAAAGCTTAGGCCCCTTGCAGGTGGCCCGGGTCCTCGCCAAGCTGGCCGAGAAGGAGAAGGTGGACCTTTTGTTCCTGGGCAAGCAG gCCATCGATGATGACTGTAACCAGACAGGTCAGATGACAGCTGGGCTTCTGGACTGGCCGCAG GGCACATTCGCCTCTCAGGTGACACTGGAGGGAGACAAGATCAAAGTGGAACGGGAAATCGATGGGGGTCTGGAGACCCTACGCCTGAAGCTGCCATCTGTGGTGACTGCTGACCTGAGGCTCAATGAGCCTCGCTATGCCACACTACCCAACATCATG AAagccaagaagaagaagattGAAGTGAtcaagcctggagacctgggtGTGGACCTGACCTCCAAGGTCTCTGTGATCAGTGTGGAGGAGCCCCCTCAACGCTTAGCAGGAGTCAAGGTGGAgaccacagaggacctggtggctAAGCTGAAGGAGGTGGGGCGGATCTGA
- the Cldnd2 gene encoding claudin domain-containing protein 2 isoform X4, translated as MGVKRSLQTGGNLLNLLTSILTILSTATNYWIRQQGGHSGLWQECSHGICSNIPCQNTLAVTAACMVLAATFSIISLGLGMRIRCQEGESLRSQNAIVLLFLSGLLLLIALAGYTAKNAWKPEVFFSWSYFFGWLALPFSFLAGFCFLLADMIMQSTEAISGFPVCL; from the exons ATGGGGGTGAAGAGGAGCCTTCAGACTGGAGGCAATTTGCTTAATCTCTTGACCAGCATCCTCACAATACTGTCCACTGCTACCAACTACTGGATCCGACAACAGGGAGGCCACAGTGGCCTGTGGCAGGAGTGTAGCCATGGCATCTGCTCCAACATTCCCTGCCAGA ACACCCTGGCAGTGACCGCAGCATGCATGGTGTTGGCAGCAACCTTCAGTATCATATCTTTGGGGCTGGGGATGAGGATTCGGTGCCAAGAGGGCGAGTCACTGCGTAGCCAGAATGCCATTGTCTTACTTTTTCTCAGCG GGCTGTTGCTGCTGATTGCATTGGCTGGATACACTGCAAAGAATGCCTGGAAGCCGGAAGTCTTCTTCTCCTGGTCCTACTTTTTCGGATGGCTGGCTTTACCCTTCTCGTTTCTTGCGG GCTTCTGCTTTCTGCTGGCGGACATGATCATGCAGAGCACCGAAGCTATCAGCGGGTTCCCAGTGTGCCTGTGA
- the Cldnd2 gene encoding claudin domain-containing protein 2 isoform X3, with amino-acid sequence MGVKRSLQTGGNLLNLLTSILTILSTATNYWIRQQGGHSGLWQECSHGICSNIPCQNTLAVTAACMVLAATFSIISLGLGMRIRCQEGESLRSQNAIVLLFLSGGRGPGLLLLIALAGYTAKNAWKPEVFFSWSYFFGWLALPFSFLAGFCFLLADMIMQSTEAISGFPVCL; translated from the exons ATGGGGGTGAAGAGGAGCCTTCAGACTGGAGGCAATTTGCTTAATCTCTTGACCAGCATCCTCACAATACTGTCCACTGCTACCAACTACTGGATCCGACAACAGGGAGGCCACAGTGGCCTGTGGCAGGAGTGTAGCCATGGCATCTGCTCCAACATTCCCTGCCAGA ACACCCTGGCAGTGACCGCAGCATGCATGGTGTTGGCAGCAACCTTCAGTATCATATCTTTGGGGCTGGGGATGAGGATTCGGTGCCAAGAGGGCGAGTCACTGCGTAGCCAGAATGCCATTGTCTTACTTTTTCTCAGCG GTGGGCGTGGCCCAGGGCTGTTGCTGCTGATTGCATTGGCTGGATACACTGCAAAGAATGCCTGGAAGCCGGAAGTCTTCTTCTCCTGGTCCTACTTTTTCGGATGGCTGGCTTTACCCTTCTCGTTTCTTGCGG GCTTCTGCTTTCTGCTGGCGGACATGATCATGCAGAGCACCGAAGCTATCAGCGGGTTCCCAGTGTGCCTGTGA
- the Cldnd2 gene encoding claudin domain-containing protein 2 isoform X2 gives MGVKRSLQTGGNLLNLLTSILTILSTATNYWIRQQGGHSGLWQECSHGICSNIPCQNTLAVTAACMVLAATFSIISLGLGMRIRCQEGESLRSQNAIVLLFLSGLLLLIALAGYTAKNAWKPEVFFSWSYFFGWLALPFSFLAGNQPKGRRVETTPLDDSPPQKLPSHLFSQESPQ, from the exons ATGGGGGTGAAGAGGAGCCTTCAGACTGGAGGCAATTTGCTTAATCTCTTGACCAGCATCCTCACAATACTGTCCACTGCTACCAACTACTGGATCCGACAACAGGGAGGCCACAGTGGCCTGTGGCAGGAGTGTAGCCATGGCATCTGCTCCAACATTCCCTGCCAGA ACACCCTGGCAGTGACCGCAGCATGCATGGTGTTGGCAGCAACCTTCAGTATCATATCTTTGGGGCTGGGGATGAGGATTCGGTGCCAAGAGGGCGAGTCACTGCGTAGCCAGAATGCCATTGTCTTACTTTTTCTCAGCG GGCTGTTGCTGCTGATTGCATTGGCTGGATACACTGCAAAGAATGCCTGGAAGCCGGAAGTCTTCTTCTCCTGGTCCTACTTTTTCGGATGGCTGGCTTTACCCTTCTCGTTTCTTGCGGGTAACCAGCCcaaggggaggagggtggagactACCCCTCTAGATGACTCCCCACCCCAGAAGCTTCCCAGTCACCTGTTCTCCCAGGAAAGCCCACAATGA
- the Cldnd2 gene encoding claudin domain-containing protein 2 isoform X1: MGVKRSLQTGGNLLNLLTSILTILSTATNYWIRQQGGHSGLWQECSHGICSNIPCQNTLAVTAACMVLAATFSIISLGLGMRIRCQEGESLRSQNAIVLLFLSGGRGPGLLLLIALAGYTAKNAWKPEVFFSWSYFFGWLALPFSFLAGNQPKGRRVETTPLDDSPPQKLPSHLFSQESPQ, translated from the exons ATGGGGGTGAAGAGGAGCCTTCAGACTGGAGGCAATTTGCTTAATCTCTTGACCAGCATCCTCACAATACTGTCCACTGCTACCAACTACTGGATCCGACAACAGGGAGGCCACAGTGGCCTGTGGCAGGAGTGTAGCCATGGCATCTGCTCCAACATTCCCTGCCAGA ACACCCTGGCAGTGACCGCAGCATGCATGGTGTTGGCAGCAACCTTCAGTATCATATCTTTGGGGCTGGGGATGAGGATTCGGTGCCAAGAGGGCGAGTCACTGCGTAGCCAGAATGCCATTGTCTTACTTTTTCTCAGCG GTGGGCGTGGCCCAGGGCTGTTGCTGCTGATTGCATTGGCTGGATACACTGCAAAGAATGCCTGGAAGCCGGAAGTCTTCTTCTCCTGGTCCTACTTTTTCGGATGGCTGGCTTTACCCTTCTCGTTTCTTGCGGGTAACCAGCCcaaggggaggagggtggagactACCCCTCTAGATGACTCCCCACCCCAGAAGCTTCCCAGTCACCTGTTCTCCCAGGAAAGCCCACAATGA
- the Nkg7 gene encoding protein NKG7, translated as MEPCRSLALLAGSLGLVSTLIALSTDFWIVATGPNYSSHSGLWPATHGIQAAGYIHVTQSFCILATLWSLVSVGFLILSYHPALSAPGRGPLVSTVMAFAAALSIIVAMAVYTSHRWSQTPSPQVQTFFSWSFYLGWVSSVLFLCAGCLSLGAHCRTHRAGYETL; from the exons ATGGAGCCCTGCCGGTCCCTGGCTCTGCTTGCTGGCTCCCTGGGCCTGGTTTCTACTCTGATTGCTCTGAGCACTGACTTCTGGATAGTGGCCACAGGCCCCAACTACTCTTCCCACTCGGGCCTCTGGCCAGCGACACACGGGATCCAAGCAGCAG GTTATATCCATGTGACACAGAGCTTCTGTATCCTGGCCACCCTGTGGAGCCTGGTGTCTGTGGGCTTCCTGATTCTGTCTTACCATCCGGCCCTGTCCGCCCCAGGCCGTGGCCCTCTGGTCTCAACTGTCATGGCTTTTGCTGCAG CGCTCTCCATAATAGTGGCCATGGCAGTGTACACCAGTCATAGATGGAGCCAGACTCCATCTCCCCAGGTCCAGACATTCTTCTCCTGGTCCTTTTACCTGGGCTGGGtctcctctgtcctcttcctctgtgcag GCTGCCTGAGCCTGGGTGCTCACTGTAGAACCCACCGGGCTGGGTACGAAACTCTGTGA